TGGTGTTTTGGTCAACAATGCAGGTGAGATAATTTTGTATTCCTCCCATTTTTGGTAACTTTATGTCAGTCTTCACAGAttcacacacgtgcacacatatGTAGAAGATATACAAGAGTGTAGAATGatattttttcatctcttccaCCACCTCAGGCAGTGAACTTTGCCCTTGTCCCCCCTGTGGCACGGACAGTCTTTCTGGGAGGCGTTGCACTGGCTTTCACAATCTACCTGTGTCACCTCAGACAGCAGCAACGCCACAAACTTGAATAAACTGGAGATCCTGTGCTCCATAATGCTCCATAGTCTTTTTTAAATACTAAATGCTTCATTGTTTCAggtattgtttttgttggcaACTCATTGTGTAAGGGCAGAATTCAGTTGTTAGAGTGAGTAGATTTACTGAAGAGACAATGGAAAGTTCTTAATAAGCAAATGCAAATTGTGAAATTTCCCAGACTGGGATTAATAAATCAACAGTAAGATCAATAATGTCTGAGTTTAGTCCTGCTGATCCTCAtgttagtgttgttttttttctctgagaaCACAGAGAACACGATAATAAATCCTTATTTATCcttatttaaatgcaaaacTGTTACAGTGCATCATATACTGGAATAACTTCATTGATGCTGCCATACATTTTCTAACCAATAAAggtaaattattttatttcttgtttttgtttcattcaatgcattttattcatgcattttacatatttttgtcGCTGACAATTGTGGGACAACAATGTGCTTTTATTAactacatttctgtctttctttttgcattattaaatgtcattttattaaatgtcaTTTACTGCAGTAAgataatacacacatatatatacgtacacacacccacacataaaGTAGAAATCATCACGAGtgtctctctcgctgtctctaCCACTAGAGGCAGCACCCTAAATCGCCCCTGTTTTGAATTCGCTAATGGCAGGAAGCACATGCCCTGTAACCAATCAGAGACACGAGATTTCATAGCATTGTTTATCGCGAGACCTCGgcctttccttttcccttttcgCTCTGAGTCCAAGATGGTAGGTGTTGCTAGTAGAAATTTCCTAGTACAATATTCTGTCTATCCAAGACCATCCTCTGAATTCAATCATCTCTTGTCTTTAATGGCAGTCATAACTGTTTCTGAACACCATTTACATTGGATTTCTGCCCCGATTTCTTTGCTATTGGGTCGTGTAAACCACACTAGCGTAACCTCTATGATACAGAACTAGTGCAGTTCAGGTAGCCGGTTCATATCTTGATGTGGATTAAAAATGAGCTTTTTAAGTGGTCCAGAATGCGGATTGTTTAAGCCGTAATTTATATTTACCCAACACTATCTTGGGTTTCTAAATGTAATACTCATCTATGCTTAAAACCGAACTTGTTGACTGTGTTGCTCGTGATAGCAGTTAGCTGTGGAGTGTCAACGTGTGAACCGGCCTATACTGTAGTAAACTGGTTGAGCTGCATGTTACACTTACTAAAGGAACTTAAGTGTTCTCTTAATGATAGAAATTGTGCTCATTCCTTTGCTTTGTGTTAATATTTGTTTGGCAGTGGTAGACTGGACAATAAGAGAAGGGCAGTGGACTGTACTCTGGATGTGATAGATGTTAATACAGTTTATACAGTACTACAGAGTGCTTAGATTTAATCTTACAAGagattattgttattgtatttaattatattgatgtgctgctgtttatttttcaaggGAGTTGACATCAGACATAACAAGGACCGTAAGGTGCACAGGAAGGAACCAAAGAGCCAGGATATCTACCTGAGGCTCCTGGTCAAGGTAATTTATCATCATGTAATGCTTTGCTCAATAGCATAATAACACCAGCAGTAGTAATTATTTCAGTCACCTGGGCAGATttaattgtgtattttattcCTAATCGTCCTGCTGGGTTGTTAACAGTTGTACAGGTTCCTGGCCCGTCGCTCTAATGCCCCCTTCAACAAGGTGGTCCTGAGGAGGCTCTTCATGAGCAGAACCAACAGGCCTCCCATCTCCATCTCCCGTCTGGTAAGTCGGTCTCTTGCTGTTGACTGCTAATCTTTCGCGCATTTGGATATGTATTCTGCTTTAGTCAAATGTAATATTGTAGCATGTCTGTTTTTTGAGATCAGAATGCATTTTTGGCGAATTATATTTATAAGTCAGGGCCAGCATCAGTTCAcgtgagatttttattttgtgatcgATCCACATCAGATTGTttcttcagtgtgtgaaatCTTTCCGTTATCAGTTTGGTTTTTAGTGCTGCAGCATCCCTGGCAGCATGATATAAAAATGATTCAATGAGTTCTGTACAGTGAGGTATACAGAATctaaactgtgaaaatgttgaattGCTGAGCTTAGTGCTCTAGCTGTTTTCATGGGACATGTTTTGCTTTCCAGTGGCCACTTTTGTGATGTAGTTGGGATCTTCTTAAAATGTAGACTGTATTCAGTGTTCCATTTgactttgatttaatttttatggcCTCTAACACTCACATTGTAAATGTTTCAAGAATTAAAtgggaaaagagggaaaattaaatgtaattctTGACGTCATATTATTCATGCAGTTCAGCCAGCAACTACTTCCATCGTATTGCCTATTTACCACCAGTCTTAAACTGTAATACCAGTGAAGATGAGAAGTCATAATGTTGAAGGTGTGTGACCTTTGTTGAGAGTAGTTCAGACATGTCTTTTAGCATGCTCAATTTCTTGCTTTGCTTACATTGCGAACAGATCCGTAAGATGAAGATGCCTGGTCGTGAAAACAAAACCGCTGTTGTTGTGGGAACAGTCACTGATGATGTCAGGATTCAGGATATCCCCAAGCTCAAGGTAACCCCTCCCTTTTGAAATGGCAAAATTCACCTCTAATTTTTTTGTTCACCATAAAGCTGCAGTTCAGTATTGATATTCCCTCCAATATAGAATAGTCTCTGATGTGGTCTTCATGTTCTGTCCTACAGATCTGTGCTCTGAGAGTAACCGATGGTGCCCGCCGCAGGATCTTGAAGGCAGGCGGTAAGGTGATGACCTTTGACCAGCTGGCTTTGGCTGCTCCCAAAGGACAGGgcacagtgctgctgtcaggTAACTAAATGCCTATGATTTATTCTAATGTGATGCTGTTGTTGGAGTAGATGATATATAAGTAGTGGTCCTGCTCTACTGGTGCTGAGGCatcttttgctttgtgcacataCAAGCTGGATACCCATGTTAAATGACAGTCATGATAGTTCTGAGTAGAGTAGATCAATTTACTTGTGTGGAAACTTAAGTCTTTTGTAATGTCATAGATAAGATACACTGCTCGAGTCAGGAAAACAGGTTTCCAACTGTATTCTGGCCTGATTGTTGGTAATTGATCATCAGATATTCAAATGTCTCTTTAATCACGTGTCTGCTTTGTAGACCTAATTGTGTGATCACAGATCATCTGAATTTGTCGGGCTGAAGACAACCAAATGTATCAATGCTTAACCTTTATATGACAGGGTTTTCTTTGAAGTGAAAGTATGACCTAAAGCTAAAAACTATCCTCAAGTGGTAGTTTGAGTTCTGTGGAAGTAATCATTTGGTGATGgatttttgtaaattaattCATCCTCTATATTGATGATTGCAGGATATTGTCTGATATATACTGTCAGCCATTTAATTGGTCATTTATATTCTGTACTGTACAGTCTACACTCTAATAAGGTTCATTCAAAGCCAAAGTGGTGATATGTTGCAGTGTATTGTGTGACCCTTGACTAAAAGGTTTGCAAAGCAAATggaaatacacatttttcacagtatCGCTTTTCACACAACTATTAGATTGCAAATGAGTTCATCTAAATTGTAATAAGAGTGAAACATTGTCATCTGATGTACAAATTGTACCTTTAAAATGTAGATGTTAGAATTACTTTTTATGAATGGGAATAGGAATACTCTCTGCTGGTAATGCCTTTTAGGGATGCTCCATAACATTTTGAACtgctttttaatttgcattatCTGTTTGTCCTCTAGGACCCCGCAAAGCCAGAGAGGTGTACAGGCACTTTGGAAAAGCCCCTGGAACTCCTCACAGCCACACCAAGTATGTATATAGTTGCGTGAAATTATATTCTTTGATCAATCTGATCTCACGGTGGCCAATTTGGTCTAGCAATAAGACAATAGTTTTCCTCtggaaattacatttgaaaaagcAGGGTTGACTTTGAACATGATTTCACTGTTAGCGCTGACTTTGTAGTTTTTCTCTTAACGAGCACTCTATTGTGCATTGACTCCTGTGTCCTTTGTGcaactttttttctccattccTTGCCCTTTGTCTCTTCTCTTGTTCCCCTTGTCTCTCTGTGGAGAATAAAATGTAACTTATCAGGGTTGTTTATATCTTGGTCCATATGTAATTTATGGCCTTTGTTGTAGTGAATTAGAAGACATTGTAGTGTACAAGGACTGCGGTCCTGATTGTACAGTTATGCAATATCATGTTGCGTGGATGTTCTGTTGAATTTTGGCATTCTGCCCAAAGacatatcatttttatttatcagtaCTTTGCTCTTGGTCAGGGTGCTGCCACATCATGTTAAGTTAGATTTATTGTGTGATATGGTTCTCCACTGCAGGCATGATTTTTCTTAGCAGGAATGATGACACTTTCTGTATACAACACTCTTGATTAACCACGATTAAATCAAAATGTACATTATACTATAGCAAAGGAGAACTTCAAACGTTTGTTCTTTGGAAAGAGTTTTTGCTACTACGTTTTGAACGCAAGAAAGAAACCCAGTGCCATTAAAGTTCAGTTGTAACTGAATGGCTGTCATTAAGGGAGACTTGTAGCCTGTAATCACCAGTTTTATTGAGTGCTGAGTGCTCGTTTGTGTTGCAGCATTGATTGTGAGAATTAAAAAATGCTCAATCTATTAATTGGATGTATATTTGTATTATGTGAATGTCTGTGGTGCTATCACCTTATACTaatttcttatttctcttttttttaggCCCTACATCCGCTCCAAGGGCAGGAAATTCGAGAGGGCTCGTGGTCGCAGAGCCAGCCGTGGTTACAAGAActagtttgtctttgttttccatgCAATCTGATACAAATAAACTGGCGACTGTACAAAATAAGTtgtctgtggtgtttttttattaGACAGCATAAAAATACATCTGCCTTTtttggtggtgggtgggtgggggtgctAACATGGTGTGACTAACTTTAAGCAGGGAAATATCCCAATGGGTTTACAATTTATTCCTGATCTATGACTTGTTATTTCCCATGCATTCCTCACATTGGTATCAACGTAACTCTCATTCATCAATAGCCTACTGATATGAGTTGGCTTGGAAAAAAGTGACTTGGCCAGGAAGTGCTGGTCTGTCAATGATTGGAGAATGTCGGTGGGTGTTGCAATGTTTTCCTTATCGCCATTGGATTTCCTCTCCGCCGCTCAAAGCTGCTGCTACTGCGTCTCCAGGCGCTTCCTGCACCGACTCACAGTTTTCAAGGCAAGCGACTGTATATCGCTGTGAGAGGGGATACAAGATGAggtaatttatttcttttgctttgatgTATTAGATTTAACTTGGCTTCTCCTAATCTGATGTTGGGAAAACATATCACTCTTTAAAGTTACGAATTttcgtgtctgtctgtctgatagaaTGAGATCATAACGCCTGTAAGCTAACGTTGCCACTTAACGTTACTGTTGTCTGCGCCAACTTGGGTGACTGCCCCATCAAAACCATCAATACCTGAACCGTAAAATGTCAGATGGGAGCTCCGCAGTGAACCATCGGTGATGCTTAGTCATTTTCAAGAGAATAAAGGTTAAACAGCGTGAAATGTCAGCTTCTACTTGGATTTCATGTCAGTTAGCAAAGTCCTAGCCACTGCTAACTGACAACGCTGTGCAGTGTTGCGCTTGTCTGGCAGCAGTTTACAGTAGCTACTGTATTCATAACATTAGCTAGCATTTGCTAACTCCTTGATTTAACGCGAAGAGTCCTCCCCTAATTAAAGCATCAAACGCTCTCTGCTTCTCGAAAACGGTTTCAAAGACTATGACATTTCTGAAAGTAGCTCACCAGAACCGTTAAAACTACAGCTAGAGTTAGGAAAGTCAGCTGGCTAACAGTCCGTCAGCCTGCTAGCTAACGTTATGTGGATAACATCGGTAAAGTTTAACGATAAAgtgtagcttttgctttagGTCGTCGGGCATCTTAGACAAACTTGCTGTTAAGTGTGTATCGCTAGCAATGCCCTTACTACTGGAATGCTATTGAGTTCAAAGTATACGTTAGCCGAAACTTGCCCAAAATACCCCGAAGTCACTCATCAGCAGCCTCATTGTGTGGGAGACAAAATTAGCCCGCTGATATTATTTCTGGGTGTCCCCGCCCTTCATTTCAAGGACGTGAGGTGCAACAATGGGCATCAGTAAGgtccttgtttgtgtgtgttttatcaagGCAGGGTATCAGCCAAGTATTGCTTCTGTCTGCACCACAGCTTGCACAGTGTTTAATGCCTGCTTTAAAACTTGAAAGAGAGATGTGAGCAGTTCCGCGGTGACAGTCCGGTGCTTGTATTTCAACACACTCATTTAGAGCCTGATTAACTGTAGCCTGACCTCTAAAGTAACTACACTACCATCtgtttacataaaaaataatacgTTATTATGAGTTAtacacagtgaaacattttaagaaatgaCTCATTCTCCAGTTGTTGGGTTTGTGAAATGTATCCCAAATTTTTGGAGACATTATGTTTCTCATTATGTACCTATTTCTAAAGGCCTATCCTATCATATCaggaatttttcttttttttaggaCTGTTACTCACTAATGCGCATTGCAAAACCTGTGTAATCCAATCTCATTTAGgtcagcaaaaaaaacagaatctcAATCCTAGATTCACATTGTGAAAGAGAGACTGTTTCCCCAAATCCTGTTCGAAATAAGCCCAGAACATGAACGCAACAACCAGATGTGGTCGTTCTCACACAACCTTTCATACTAATGACGTCTGAGCAAGGCCACAGAGGATGTATGACTGTGAGTCATTATATTCAGAGACGCTCCGAAGGGGGCAAGGGGCATGATGGATCTTTATGTTGCTTCACCCTGTAATCTCTTCCTCTTATCATAGCTGTGAACTTGCTTTACTCTAATTGTGAAAATAAGgatgcaatttattttatttaattagttcctttttttaagtttaatttctTGGCCATCTGCTATTAAACAAAGCACTTTTTTCCAAACTCTGCAATTGACTTGTCgttctcctcccctcctcctttgtCATCGTTCAGGAACAGAAATCTTTGGGAAGGAACGTGAGGATTTACTCAAGGATATTACCATGACATGAAATAAGGACCTCCCCTGGAACTGtcttcttgtttgtcttttgtttctgtttttattttttcgtTGTCTGGTCTCCACCTGTCTTACCTAGTAATCCCCTGTCTATGTGTGGAGACCAGGTAATGAAGTAGTGTTTTAGTATTTGTCTGGATGAAATGTTGGTGTATCACACTACTGTATAGGGGTCTGGCCTTGTCGCTCTTCTTGTCTGCCTCCTATATGTCACTGAGATTAAAGATAGCAATAGAGGTATCAAAGGTCTTGAAAAAGACTGCACTTATCATATCTTTGTGGCATTTATGACATTTCGGGCCGCACTTACCATACagcattattttaatttaatttttgttgcCTCCTTGTCTAAACAAGGTGTGTTTGTCTTACTCATTTGTATTCTTTCCTCAGCAACTAAGATTCAGTTTTGTCCttttatgtaattatttaaaGATTTATCTTTAATGTGTTCTTTAAGTAGCTGCTCAGCTGCCTTATGTTTTTATCACAATAGGTGGCTTTAAGTTGTAATGTAAACTCTTTTGTACTTATGCAATCTTTGtgaagaacatttttgtttaaatgactGATCTTGTCATAGAAAATATACATGTTTAAGTCCTGTTGTCTTTGAATATATTGAAGTATCCATTTTTTCACTGGCAGTAAAGTGTAGAAGCTGACAGCTCTTTAGATCAAACTGATAGGAGCTTTCTAACTGTGACACAAAGACTGGTTTTTGGCAGTTTCTATCTTCACTGGATAAATACTCAAAACAGAAGAACCTTTAAACTGGAagaagtttttttctttcaaatgaagAAATACTTCTTAAATTGACAGGTGGGAATAGAAACTcaggcctgtttttttttttttttgttttttttgactcTTGAATTCAAGCACTGAAGAGGGAGAATGATGCTGAGGAGATTTCAGGGATAAAGTTCTCATATTCAGATACATTTTGATTTTCCCTGCAAATCTTGCTGGACTGGAATTTGCTGCCAAATTCTTGAAGTTACTTGTTAGACTGACTTTTTCCTGACAAACTGCATCCACCAGCAGTTAGGATGCGATCTCCAGAACCGTTTTCACCTTCTACGTCAGAGGCCCTCCTTCATGGCCAGTTTGCCAGCTGGGGATCcggcagcaacagcaacaataacagCTGCCCCAACAGCCCTGGTGGTCCAGGTGGACTCTCCCCTGCTGCCTCCCCTACTCCGTCTTCGGCCTCCAACTATGCCTTGACCCTCACCCACACGCACATACATATCCAGCGTCTGTCACCGCGGCCGGGGAAGGAAACCCGTCTTCTGCTGCCTTTGTCAGAGCTAGTGGGATGCAGCTGTCCTCGCGCTCCTGCGCCTCCTCTCCTGGTGCTGTACTGGTACCCCCCTGGCAAACGACGGAAAGGGGTGTCCCGGCGCAGGCAGGTGAGGGCCTACTTGGCAGAAAGCAGGACTGAAGCTGAGAGGTGGTCGGCTGCCGTGCAGTGTCTACTCAGAGATGTGACCGTCACTGCTGacacaggtgagtgtgtgtcccaCTAGAGGCTTGCTTGTCCAGCTTGGGTGAAGGTTGTTAGTTGGTTGTTACATGGTGCAAGATCATACTGGTGACTGTAGAAGCCCATTAACTACATTTCCCTCTGCCTGCCCTTCACCTGGTTCATCTCATTTCAGTATGTTGTGAAGTTCAACCATAGAGCCCTGTGTATATTCTTTTTATTAAGGAATCCAGGGCATTGATATAGAGTGGAGTTATAGCGTACGGCTTTATCAAAACTCCATCATTGATGGTTTACAGCAGATAAGCGAGGTCAACATACTTAACTAACCTCCGAGTGTCTATATAAATAAGAGTTTAAGTCCTGTTGTTTACTACAAAACCTCATACTGTTGCCTCACGCTGCCTTGATTCATGCTTCCTTTGTAAATGGCAGCTTAATGTTGCAGTGACCCAAGACCTTTCTGTATgtactgcacacacattttgcGACAAAGGCTATGGAGGCTGTGGGTTATGTAGCAAAAAACAAAGGGGCTTAACACTAATACACTCTAAGAGGCTATAAGATTTATTATTAAGAGGATTTTTATTTggatctttgtttgtttgtttgtcacacaTAACAAGATTCTTTCCCttgttcatttgtctttgtgttttgccCTTATCTGTCCTACACACACGCTCTGTATCATTCAGTATCAAATGTAGAGACAAAGAGGGTGGGGTTGTGCAGCTTGGCACCCCTTCCCTTGCGCTTTGCCCCCCAGCCTCAGTAATCAGTCAGATAGCAAAGTCTCGCTCAGTGTTTacttttatatgtgtgtgtgtgtttacttttttcTCGCCATTACCTCACATACTTAGCCAACATCTCACatccttttctgtctccttgCTCCTTGTTTCAACTTAATCTTAAACCCATAAAAATCTCTTTAATCCCTCGTCATTTGTTTTCGTCAGTCTTTGCCATTCACACCACTGTTTCTCTCATCCCAACaccatcattcatttttagcttttattctttcattcttctgttttcacacacCGTTGCAGTTCACCACCTTTTTGTCCTCAGTATTGCCAACCCTCTGTTTGACGTGTAGTTACTGTTCCACTTTGTTAACACGATAGCTGTGGTCACTCGGATTTCCTGTTGATTTGCTGTGGTGTATTTTGTTGCATAACCCAGGATTATCTGAGAGTGCAGTGATTTCATCTCCTTCTCTGCATTGCTGGCATCCATCTACGGCATAGCAAATCTCAGACTGATTTTCagacactttttatttattcattgtctCACACCTTGGAtgatgaaagagaagaggagtAACGTCTATCAGTTGTATTGCCTCTGTGTCCTCGCTAGAGAGAAAATacacagctgttttgttttgaccatcgtgtttttttgatttttaccctctgaatgatgaatgaatttaaatgattaaCAGACTCGCTCTCAGTTGAGAACACAGTGCAGTGTGAAGTAGATcctgtgaaatgaaataaaaaaaaaaagattaaatgatAGAATTCAAAGTCCCATGTTGGTCATCACTGTGTAATGACAGCTTCATGGTACCTAGATTTGAAACTGCAGTGAATCTTTaagtcttttctttgttctggaCAGAAACTGTGTGGGTTTTAGGTTATTCATGCTCTTCCTTCTTTTTCAACCAGAATTTTCAAGAAGTCTGCTACCTCGTCCCAGGCGACTACTGTTATTGGTCAATCCTTTCAGTGGGAGAGGCCAGGCAATGCAGTGGTGTCAGACCCACATCCTGCCGATGATCAGAGAGGCCAACATCAGCTATAACCTTATACAGACAGGTAACACACCAAGTGCAACTGCAGCCTCACAAGgtgtataaaacataaatatataacaaCTATTAACTTTATTAATCTGTCGTAGAGCGTCAGAACCATGCCCGGGAGCTGATCAGAGAGATACCGCTCTCAGAGTGGGATGGCATCGTCATTGTCTCTGGAGATGGCCTGCTGCATGAGGTGGGTACTGCTTTTGTTGAGTGACGAGGTGGAATTTAAGGGCATTTTCATGTGGGAATTTATGTAACAGTGAATATATTTATGCTATGTTTGTTTACCACATCCATATGCAGCTTGAACTGTGTCCACAAATatgattttctgacttttctgtcTTCCCGTAGGTAATTAATGGGCTGATGGAGCGTCCTGACTGGGaacaagcaataaaaacaccTGTTGGCATTCTGCCCTGTGGCTCCGGGAATGCACTAGCTGGCTCCATCAACCACAATGCAGGGTAAGCATGTGTCTCATTCGTATCTGTAAAGGTGAGAATTGTGGCCTTTTCGGTTGAATCACTGAGCTCTGTGAGCACAAGAATTTGGTAATTAAGGATAATCTGACAAAGATTTTACCAACACAATTATCTTAGATTCAGTGTATGCTGTTAAGTTTGTAGTTTGATGTACACCactagaaattaaaaaaatattttatcagcATAGTGTTATTATGTATTTGACATGCCGTCTTGCAAAACTGTTGTACTTtgttgtacttgtactttgtgtttctaATGCAAGTAAGTGACTTTtagcaacaaaaacaattttacacaaataacaaaatcagaTTAACCTAGTTCACATATTGCACTTTGTCTTATCTTGATACAAAAGAGCACAGTGTTTCCATATTTTTCGTCATCTGATTATCTACACAGAAGACTTTTTATTGACCTTTTGTTTGAacagatttgtatttttactgacaggaggtgtttttttttttatgtccttCAGGTATGACATGTGCCTTCGGGAGCCCCTCCTTTTGAACTGCTGCTTTTTGCTCTGCCGAGGTGGTATCCGACCCATGGACGTGGTCTCTGTGACGACAAGCCCTCCTCCATCCAACAACAATCGTGCTGCAGCACCCAGGAAActgttctctttcctctctgttgcCTGGGGCTTTGTGTCCGATGTGGACATTGAAAGTGAAAGGTGAGTGTGTAATTGCTTATGCTTAGGGGTGGCCAATCTGGCCAGAAAATAATATCACGGTCCATTTAATCGCAACGCAATCCACAATTTAAGttattttgattcattttgaaattcCCTGTTGATTATAGCAAGAGATGAATCATCTCCTTTCACCATTAAAACAGAAGTAATAGGGCATTGACT
This sequence is a window from Scatophagus argus isolate fScaArg1 chromosome 9, fScaArg1.pri, whole genome shotgun sequence. Protein-coding genes within it:
- the rpl18 gene encoding 60S ribosomal protein L18, producing the protein MPCNQSETRDFIALFIARPRPFLFPFRSESKMGVDIRHNKDRKVHRKEPKSQDIYLRLLVKLYRFLARRSNAPFNKVVLRRLFMSRTNRPPISISRLIRKMKMPGRENKTAVVVGTVTDDVRIQDIPKLKICALRVTDGARRRILKAGGKVMTFDQLALAAPKGQGTVLLSGPRKAREVYRHFGKAPGTPHSHTKPYIRSKGRKFERARGRRASRGYKN